A region of the Oncorhynchus nerka isolate Pitt River linkage group LG26, Oner_Uvic_2.0, whole genome shotgun sequence genome:
CATGCGTGCTGTGTTTTcgttgtcaacttctgtctgcaattgcattaaaTAAAGGTTTGATTGATTTACTTAAAGAAGATATTGTCTGACTGCTGAATTCACCAATAAGCCAAAGATTGACAAGGGACAAGGAACCTCCCCCGAGACAATAGGCCAATCATGTAGTGTTCTCCTCAAGTTCCTGTTTGCAAAACACAAACAAGTTGGTTCATGCTTTGTACTGCCGCCTAATAGAAATGTAAGCAAACAGCAAAGTTGCATAAATCCGTTGTCAGTTGAAGCTCATCAGTCCAATTTTTAAACTGACTAACTTAAATCCTCACCCTCTCTGTGCTCACAGGTAAGTCCTCGACAGAGCCCACACAGGAGGGCGAGGTGAGGCTGGTGGGGGGTAAGCATGACTCAGAGGGTCGAGTGGAGGTGTACCACGAGGGGAAATGGGGGACCATCTGTGACGATGGCTGGGACCTGGCCGAGGCTCAGGTGGTGTGCCGTCAGCTGAAGTTCCCTGGCGTTGTATCTGCTGTCACTGGAGGGACTTATGGAGAGGGTGAGTATCTTAcaagggtcatgttcattaggcaccaaatggaagaaaatggactgaaacagggagggaataCCTGGGGCGTATTCactaggcaccaaatggaagaaaatggactgaaacagggagagaaTACCTGGGGCGTATTCACTAGGCACAACATGGAAGAAtatggactgaaacagggagagaaTACCTGGGGCGTATTCACTAGGCACAACATGGAAGAAtatggactgaaacagggagagaaTACCTGGGGCGTATTCACTAGGCACAACATGGAAGAAtatggactgaaacagggagagaaTACCTGGGGCGTATTCACTAGGCACAACATGgaagaaaatggactgaaacagggagagaaTACCTGGGgaagaaaatggactgaaacagggagagaaTATTCACTAGGCACAACATGgaagaaaatggactgaaacagggagagaaTACCTGGGGCGTATTCactaggcaccaaatggaagaaaatggactgaaacagggagagaaTACCTGGGGCGTATTCACTAGGCACAACATGGAAGAAtatggactgaaacagggagaatACCTGGGAATACCATGGAAGAAtatggactgaaacagggagagaaTTCACTAGGCACAACATGGAAGAAtatggactgaaacagggagagaaTACCTGGGGCGTATTCACTAGGCACAACATGGAAGAAtatggactgaaacagggagagaaTACCTGGGGCGTATTCACTAGGCACAACATGGAAGAAtatggactgaaacagggagagaaTACCTGGGGCGTATTCACTAGGCACAACATGGAAGAAAATCAGGGAGAGAATACCTGGGGCGGGCACAACATGGAAGAAtatggactgaaacagggagagaaTACCTGGGGCGTATTCACTAGGCACAACATGGAAGAAtatggactgaaacagggagagaaTACCTGGGGCGTATTCACTAGGCACAACATGGAAGAAaatagactgaaacagggagagaaTACCTGGGGCGTATTCACTAGGCACAACATGgaagaaaatggactgaaacagggagagaaTACCTGGGTCGTATTCACTAGGCACAACATGGAAGAATAAAACAGTGCAACACAGAGTCAAATGGGTAGGCACTATCAGATCTTGTGCAATAAGGAACActcattttcaaatcaaatcacattttattggtcacatacatattattagcagatgttattgcgggtgtagcgaaatgcttgtgcttctagctccgacattTCAGTAATATTTAagtaattacacaacatatacccaagaCACACAAATgtaagtaggaatgaattaagactatatacataaGGACAAGCGGAATGGAcgaaaatacagtagaatagtatagaaaaaagtatatacatatgagatgagtaatgccagatatgtaaacattactaaactgaCTCGTGTTCCGTTCCTTAACGTGGTCAATGATTTCTAGTCTATggctataggcagcagcctctaatgtgctagtgatggctgtttaacagtctgatggccatgagatagaagttgtttttcagtctctctgtcccagctttgatgcacctgtactgacctcaccttctggatgatagggcTGTGatcaggcagtggttcgggtggttgatgtccttaatgatttttggccttcctgtgacatggggttctgtaggtgtcctggagggcgggtagtttgcccccagtaattcgttgggcagaccacacctCCCTCTGGAGAGCCTACAGCATCCGATGCAGTTCtgaaccaggcggtgatacagcccgacaggaagctttcaattgtgcatctgtaaaaatatgtgagggttttaggtgacaagccaaatttcttcagcctcctgaggttaaagaggctctgttgcgccttcttcaccacactgtctgtgtgggtggaccatttcagtttgccagtgatgtgtacgccaagaaACTTGAagttttccaccttctccactgctgtcctggGAGGGaggtgcaccctctgctgtttcttgaagccaacaatcatctcctttgttttgttgacattgagtgagaggttgttttccaggcaccacactcccagagccctcacctcctccctgtaggctgtctcgtcatcgtTGGTAATCAAGCGTTCTactgtgtcatctgcaaatttgatgattgagttggaggcatgcttggccacgcagtcatgggtgaacagggagtacagggtgggctaagcatgcacccttgtggggccccagtgatgAGGATCAGTGGAGTggaggtgatgtttcctaccttcaccaccttggGGCAGCCCGTCAAgaagtctaggacccagttgcacaaggtggggttcagacccagggcctcaagcttaatgttgagcttggagggtactatggtgttgaatgctgagctatagtcaataaacatcattcttacatagctattcctcttgtccagatgggatagggcagtgtgcaaagtgatggcgattgcatcgtgtGTGGATCTATTGGAGAAGTAAGgtttagggtggcaggtaagatagaggtgatatgatccttgactaatctctcaaagcacttcatgatgacagaggtgagtgctacagggcgatggTCATTAAgatcagttacctttgccttcttgggtacaggaacaatggtgaccaacttgaagcatgtggggacagcagactgggatagggagagattgaatatgcccgtaaacgcaccagccagctggtctgcacatgctctgaggacacggtcagggatgccgtctggaccggcagccttgcgagggttaacacgtttaaatgttttactcacatcggccacgcAGAAGGTGAGCCCACAGTCCTTCATGTTCTGTCAGCACAAGAATTTGAAACCTTTTGCTACAGTTTGTCTGATGAATATGACTCATTACATGACTTTGCCACCAGGACGCAgtggaaaaaaacaaacattagTAGCATTGTCAATAACTCTGAATCCCAAATCAAACCTCAGCAACCCCCTAGCCCCTAGCGACTTTTGTAAAAGTATGAGAGGATTGAATAAGCGTTAGCAATATGACGACAAGGAATTTGGGATTCTTGGAGGGAACAAGTTCAAATAGGTAGTGATTTGTGTGAATGGCAGGCAGCACCAGAAGAAAGAGTCAACTAACTTACtttaatacaacacaacataatatttGTCTTTTTTCTGCACATGATTTTGTTTGCTCCTTGTTTATCCTCTGTTTTGTATCCAAGGGTCGGGTTCAATCTGGTTGGATGATATGGACTGCAAAGGAACCGAGAAGTCCCTGTCCAGCTGTTCTTACAAGGGCTGGGCGTTGACCGACTGTTCCCACAAGGAGGACGCAGGGGTTGTTTGTGCGAGAGGTACATTACTACACTGTGGGTGAATCTCAATAGTGTTTCCCCTGATTCCTTGGCTCCTCTCTTCTCGTCTCCTTCTGAAAAGTCTCCACGTCTCCGTGGGAAAACATCAGAGAGAAGTGAGGAGAGCATTGGTGGATAAGATCCAGTGCTCTCCCTGATTCCCTCTGATGTTTTTAGGTGATTTGAGAGGATTCAAGGAATTGAATAAAATACATTTCAGATTCACTCTGTGTGTCTGCAGCCCCTGTCTGACCAAAAGTTATGGAAGACACAGACATTTTAACCCATAACAACTACACAAGGTtattttcctggttaaataaagggatgAATGAATACATGTTGTTAAACTTCACCGAAACTAAAATACACACTATCAGCCCTACATATTCCTACTCATCATGTACAGTCCTAATCACATGTATTCCTCATACTGTACAGGCACAGATTTGACCAGTGACACAGCACATTTCCTGGACCACAGTCTGGGCCTGTCAGATGACCTGGGCGAGCTGTTTGACCGTGGGGATGACTGTGACTTCCTCATCACAATCCAGAGCCCCACAGGAaacagagatggggaggggaagttggaagtggaggagaggaacatCTGCACCCACAAactgatcctctctctctacccacacTTCAACATCACCAACGGGTCCAGTAACCTCTCCCTGGAGATGAGTCAAGCCTGCAGTTCCTGTGTCACCAGCTTCATCAGGTACTAGTCTATGACCCTTAACAGGTGTTATTTAGATACACTTTATGTTTATTGGTTAAATACATACACAAGAATCCAAATGTGTCAGATTATTTTAGACCTCAAAAGTAGTCTGTCGAGATGAATCCAGGTATCCTTGCATCAATTGTGTAGATCCAGGGTGCCTTACTTAATTAAAGCACAGTTTTTCTCTAGGTCCAACACCACTTGCTGAAGTTCCCTTTTAGCTATGGTATCTCCTAAAAATGTTTGAATACAAGTGAATTTATTTAAATGTCCTTGCTCTGGTTCTCTAGGTACCTTTACACCCGCAAGATCGACGTGACTGTTTCCTCTGCCCAGTGCCTCCACAAGCTGGCCTCAAAGTTTGGGGTGAAACGTCTGATGCAGGACACCGGCAGGCTCTTCACCGTACTCCTCCCTGAGGACCCCTCCTTCTACACCCAGGTCTCCCTGTACCAGTACTCCGTCCAGACTGGGGACCTGCTGCTTCAGGAGAACTGCCTCCAGTACCTGGCCTGGAACTGCGAGGCTCTGATCAATTCCCCGGCCTGGAGTGACCTCTCCACAGACTTCCTGATGGCCCTCTTGGCACGGTCTGACCTCGTGGTACCAGACGAGGGGTTCCTCCTGCAAGCTCTGGAGAGTTGGATCATAGAGAAGGGTGACTTGACCGGCACCGAGAGCCAGGCGGCCCTGTTAGGCCACATCCGCTTCCCGATGATCCCTGCCGAGATGCTCTACGATCTGCAGTTCACCTCAGAGCTCTACAGGAGCCACGAGAAGCTCTATCGTGTCAGCATGCTCAGAGGCTTCCAGTTCAACGCCTTGTCGTTCGACACTCTGAGGAAGCACAAAAGCAGTGAGAGTGAAGAAGAGCATGATTACCATCCCAGGATCTACACTGCTGAGCCATGGAGCGTCACCATCAACTCAACCAACAAAGAGCCACCACGCCAAGCTATGCGATATGATTACAACAGGCGCTACAATAACTACCAACCTTATTACCCCACGCCAGAATATGGCAAGTCATTCACAACACCAAACCACAATAGTGTGATTTACCAGACCAAGGAAACCAACCCCATCAGTTGGTCAGCAAGAGTCTTTAAGAACCAACGAGAATGTTCCAGGTGTATTTCCTTCCCCactgccagtctctctctccaaagCAGCCTCAGACAAAACCAGACCAACAGTGTTCACTTCAGCAACCGACTGCTCCTAACATGTGAGGGCAGGTATGTCTTTCACGTCCAGGACTTCAAGAACGACATGGCCCAGATCCCTACTAACAGCAGTCTGGCCCTGTCCTACCCCTGTCCCGAAGGCCAGTATGACTTTCGCTTTGTGGTGAGACCAGAATACATCTGATAGCACTGCCTGGCACAGATGCAACAATGCTCCTAACACGCATCCACAAATCTAATAATGATGTCCCATTGCCAATCAAttgctaaatttattttattcaAGAGTTTGAAATGATGGTAATGTGGTTTTAGAAATATGTGACTGATTTGATCATAACCCTTTGTTGATTTGCTGAAAGCATATCAACATGTAGCACTGCTCTTACTTAAGTATTAATCAAAAACTATAACATCTCTGCTTGCACTTGAATAAAGGCCTTTGAACATGCAGGGATGTGGATGAAGTTTTTTCCCCCAAATGGTGGCTAGTTCTTCCCATAGAAATAGCTAGAGGTCTCGTGTGCCCAAAAGCCTGTTTTGCCATGGCTAACGCCATTGAAGACTGTCACCATTTTGAAGTTGTCTCCTGGGTGGGTGGGACTTCatatgggttaaggaaggatcacataattccaATCGAGTCATCACGAGGGATCATCCAATGAATTATAGTTCTGAGCAAAAATATCCATAACTGCAGGCGGTA
Encoded here:
- the LOC115118540 gene encoding galectin-3-binding protein A-like, whose protein sequence is MQSRGISLWLLLLLHVPGLDSATWNLFGKSSTEPTQEGEVRLVGGKHDSEGRVEVYHEGKWGTICDDGWDLAEAQVVCRQLKFPGVVSAVTGGTYGEGSGSIWLDDMDCKGTEKSLSSCSYKGWALTDCSHKEDAGVVCARGTDLTSDTAHFLDHSLGLSDDLGELFDRGDDCDFLITIQSPTGNRDGEGKLEVEERNICTHKLILSLYPHFNITNGSSNLSLEMSQACSSCVTSFIRYLYTRKIDVTVSSAQCLHKLASKFGVKRLMQDTGRLFTVLLPEDPSFYTQVSLYQYSVQTGDLLLQENCLQYLAWNCEALINSPAWSDLSTDFLMALLARSDLVVPDEGFLLQALESWIIEKGDLTGTESQAALLGHIRFPMIPAEMLYDLQFTSELYRSHEKLYRVSMLRGFQFNALSFDTLRKHKSSESEEEHDYHPRIYTAEPWSVTINSTNKEPPRQAMRYDYNRRYNNYQPYYPTPEYGKSFTTPNHNSVIYQTKETNPISWSARVFKNQRECSRCISFPTASLSLQSSLRQNQTNSVHFSNRLLLTCEGRYVFHVQDFKNDMAQIPTNSSLALSYPCPEGQYDFRFVVRPEYI